The proteins below are encoded in one region of Acanthochromis polyacanthus isolate Apoly-LR-REF ecotype Palm Island chromosome 4, KAUST_Apoly_ChrSc, whole genome shotgun sequence:
- the dda1 gene encoding DET1- and DDB1-associated protein 1, giving the protein MEKADFLKGLPVYNKSNFSRFHADSVCKASNRRPSVYLPTREYPSEQIIVTEKTNILLRYLHQQWDKKNAAKKREQEQGESDSPAPPRKIARTDSQEMNEDS; this is encoded by the exons ATGGAGAAG GCTGATTTCTTGAAAGGACTGCCTGTCTACAATAAGAGCAACTTCAGCAGGTTTCATGCGGACTCTGTGTGTAAAGCATCT AATCGTCGACCCTCTGTGTACCTTCCAACACGTGAATACCCCTCTGAACAGA TTATTGTAACAGAGAAAACCAACATCCTCCTGCGTTACCTTCATCAGCAGTGGGACAAAAAG AATGCAGCAAAGAAGAGGGAACAGGAACAAGGTGAGAGCGACAGCCCAGCTCCCCCAAGGAAGATCGCCAGGACAGACAGCCAAGAGATGAATGAAGACTCATAA
- the abhd8b gene encoding protein ABHD8: protein MLTSFVEGLLCCLASKSANVVVPVETSEPADGYEFVEVKPGRVLRVRHIIPDRPVLEEPTGQGGSVSCKRKITVYRNGQLFIENLGDRASTEVKNCQNGESEPNSTVEVELTDSGNSPLPVRIPEGRSDSVTAGNNGASETGAAGNANAAGQTEPSQQPRKRRRKPKRSVVIDCERKISACKGTHPDVALFFIHGVGGSLDIWGSQLDFFSRLGYEVIAPDLAGHGASTAPQIAAAYTFYALAEDMRLIFKRYARKRNILIGHSYGVSFCTFLAHEYPEQIHKMVMINGGGPTALEPSLCSIFNLPTCVLHCLSPLLAWSFLKAGFARQGAKEKQLLKENNAFNVSSFVLRAMMSGQYWPEGDEVYHAELTVPTLLVHGMHDKFVPVEEDQRMAEILLLAFLKVLEDGSHMIMMECPEAVNTLLHEFFLWEPVTHAPPKKESKARPETAKAQTDNTKPMSDLAKVRPATARQTSSNGRTEEKPDSKSKK from the exons ATGCTGACCAGCTTCGTAGAGGGTCTGCTCTGCTGCCTCGCCTCAAAATCAGCCAACGTTGTGGTTCCTGTGGAAACTTCAGAACCTGCCGATGGCTATGAGTTTGTGGAGGTGAAACCAGGCCGTGTTCTGCGGGTTCGACATATCATTCCTGACCGGCCGGTGTTGGAGGAACCCACCGGGCAAGGTGGCAGTGTGAGCTGCAAACGAAAGATCACCGTTTACCGCAATGGGCAGCTGTTCATTGAGAACTTGGGCGACAGAGCGAGTACAGAGGTGAAAAACTGCCAGAATGGAGAGTCAGAACCTAACAGCACTGTAGAGGTTGAACTGACTGACTCTGGTAACTCCCCATTGCCCGTCAGGATCCCTGAGGGGAGATCAGACTCTGTCACTGCTGGAAACAACGGGGCATCTGAAACAGGAGCAGCAGGAAACGCAaatgctgctggacagactgaaCCATCCCAGCAGCCGAGAAAGCGCAGGAGGAAGCCGAAGCGCTCTGTGGTGATCGACTGTGAGAGGAAAATATCAGCCTGTAAAGGGACACATCCGGACGTGGCTCTGTTTTTCATCCACGGAGTTGGAGGTTCGTTGGATATTTGGGGAAGCCAGCTGGACTTCTTTTCTCGGCTGGGCTACGAGGTGATCGCCCCAGACCTGGCAGGTCACGGAGCCAGCACAGCACCACAGATAGCTGCAGCATACACTTTCTACGCCCTGGCTGAGGATATGAGACTAATCTTCAAGAGATATGCACGGAAAAGGAATATTCTCATAGGACACTCTTATGG TGTGTCGTTCTGTACGTTCCTGGCCCATGAGTATCCAGAACAGATTCACAAGATGGTGATGATCAACGGTGGAGGTCCCACAGCTCTGGAGCCCAGCCTCTGCTCCATCTTCAACCTGCCCACCTGTGTGCTTCACTGCCTCTCCCCGCTGCTGGCCTGGAGCTTCCTCAA GGCTGGCTTTGCTCGGCAGGGTGCCAAGGAGAAGCAGTTGCTGAAAGAGAACAATGCCTTCAACGTGTCGTCGTTTGTGTTGCGCGCTATGATGAGCGGACAGTACTGGCCTGAGGGGGACGAGGTTTACCACGCTGAGCTCACAGTGCCCACCCTGCTGGTTCATGGCATGCATGACAAGTTCGTCCCAGTGGAAGAGGACCAGCGCATGGCAGAG ATCCTCCTACTGGCGTTCCTGAAGGTCCTTGAAGACGGCAGTCACATGATCATGATGGAGTGTCCTGAGGCTGTCAACACACTCCTACATGAGTTCTTCCTCTGGGAACCGGTCACCCATGCACCGCCAAAGAAAGAGTCCAAAGCACGTCCAGAGACTGCCAAAGCTCAAACTGACAACACCAAGCCGATGTCTGACCTTGCCAAGGTCCGGCCTGCAACTGCCAGGCAGACCTCATCAAACGGCAGAACAGAGGAGAAGCCAGACAGCAAGTCCAAAAAATAA